The following proteins come from a genomic window of Lachnoclostridium phytofermentans ISDg:
- a CDS encoding glycoside hydrolase family 9 protein codes for MKKIISLLLVITLLISMAPSKADAAETNYNYGEALQKSIMFYEFQRSGKLPSTIRNNWRGDSGLTDGADVGLDLTGGWYDAGDHVKFNLPLAYTVTMLAWAVYEEEATLSKAGQLSYLLDEIKWSSDYLIKCHPQANVFYYQVGNGNTDHSWWGPAEVMQMARPSYKVDLNNPGSTVVGEAAAALAATALIYKTKDPTYSATCLRHAKELFNFADTTKSDAGYTAASGFYTSYSGFYDELSWAATWIYLASGEATYLDKAESYVAKWGTEPQSSTLSYKWAQNWDDVHYGAALLLARITNKAIYKNNIEMHLDYWTTGYNGSRITYTPKGLAWLDSWGALRYATTTAFLASVYADWSGCSAGKVSTYNAFAKQQVDYALGSTGRSFVVGYGVNSPTRPHHRTAHSSWADSQTEPNYHRHTIYGALVGGPGNNDSYEDNINNYVNNEIACDYNAGFVGALAKVYKTYGGTPIANFKAIETVTNDELFIQAGINASGPSFIEVKALVFNETGWPARVTDKLSFKYFIDISEYVAKGYTKNDFTVSTNYNNGATTSALLPWDAANNIYYVNVDFSGTKIYPGGQSAYKKEVQFRIAGPQNVNIWDNSNDYSFTQIANVSSGNTVKTTYIPLYDNGKLVFGNEPKTGVPSASLDKTTANFDKNPAVSADIPVTINYNGNTLTAVKNGTTVLTKGTDYTVSGNVVTLSKNYFLAQSASTVTLTFVFSGGNDATLKVTLVDTSPSASINPNSAVFDKASGKQENIVITLTPNGNTLAGLKNGSKSLVTGTDYTVSGTTVTILSSYLSQFAVGSQSIVFEMNKGTNPVLAVTIKDSSVVTPTGNIKLQMFNGNSSATTNGIAPRIKLINTGTTAINLSDVKIRYYYTINGEKDQAFWCDYSTIGSSNVNGTFVKMSTPKTNADYYLEFSFKSAAGTLNAGQSIEVQGRFSKVDWTNYTQTDDYSFGDSNSSYADWNKTTVYISDVLVWGVEP; via the coding sequence ATGAAAAAGATAATAAGTCTTTTATTAGTGATAACACTTCTGATATCCATGGCACCATCGAAAGCTGACGCAGCGGAAACCAATTATAATTACGGAGAAGCTCTTCAAAAATCAATCATGTTTTATGAGTTTCAACGTTCTGGTAAACTGCCAAGTACCATTCGGAATAATTGGAGAGGTGACTCTGGTTTAACCGATGGAGCAGATGTTGGTTTGGATCTAACTGGTGGCTGGTATGATGCTGGTGATCATGTAAAATTTAATCTTCCTTTGGCTTATACTGTAACAATGTTAGCATGGGCAGTATATGAAGAAGAGGCTACTCTTTCAAAGGCAGGCCAATTAAGTTATTTATTAGATGAAATTAAGTGGTCTAGTGATTACCTAATTAAATGTCATCCACAAGCAAATGTATTTTATTATCAGGTTGGTAATGGAAATACAGATCACTCTTGGTGGGGACCTGCTGAAGTTATGCAGATGGCTAGACCGTCCTATAAGGTTGATTTAAATAACCCAGGTTCTACTGTAGTAGGAGAAGCAGCAGCAGCTCTTGCAGCAACAGCACTTATATATAAGACAAAAGACCCTACTTATTCAGCAACTTGCCTTCGTCATGCAAAAGAGCTTTTTAATTTTGCAGATACAACAAAAAGCGATGCTGGATATACAGCAGCAAGTGGGTTCTATACTTCCTATAGTGGATTTTATGATGAATTATCCTGGGCAGCTACATGGATTTACCTTGCAAGTGGAGAAGCGACCTATTTGGATAAGGCAGAATCTTATGTAGCCAAATGGGGAACAGAACCTCAATCTTCCACATTAAGTTATAAGTGGGCACAAAACTGGGATGATGTTCACTATGGTGCAGCTTTATTATTAGCAAGAATTACAAATAAAGCAATTTATAAGAACAATATTGAAATGCATCTTGACTATTGGACTACAGGGTATAATGGTAGTCGTATTACTTATACACCAAAAGGACTTGCTTGGTTAGATTCCTGGGGTGCATTAAGATATGCGACGACAACAGCATTTCTAGCAAGTGTTTATGCTGATTGGAGCGGATGTAGTGCTGGAAAAGTTAGTACTTACAATGCATTTGCGAAACAGCAGGTAGATTATGCATTAGGAAGTACCGGAAGAAGTTTTGTGGTTGGATATGGTGTAAATTCTCCAACAAGACCTCATCATAGAACTGCTCATAGTTCATGGGCAGACAGTCAGACGGAGCCAAATTACCATAGACACACCATTTATGGTGCTTTAGTAGGTGGACCTGGTAATAATGATAGTTATGAGGATAACATTAATAATTATGTAAACAATGAAATCGCTTGTGACTATAATGCAGGTTTTGTTGGCGCATTGGCTAAAGTTTATAAAACATATGGCGGAACACCAATTGCAAACTTTAAGGCAATCGAAACAGTAACAAACGATGAGTTATTTATTCAAGCTGGTATTAATGCCTCTGGTCCATCTTTTATCGAAGTAAAGGCATTGGTTTTCAATGAGACAGGTTGGCCAGCTCGTGTTACCGATAAATTATCCTTTAAGTATTTTATTGATATCTCGGAATATGTAGCAAAGGGATATACAAAGAATGATTTTACGGTATCGACAAATTATAACAATGGAGCAACCACATCGGCATTGCTTCCTTGGGATGCTGCGAATAATATCTATTATGTGAATGTAGACTTCTCTGGAACTAAGATTTATCCTGGTGGACAGTCTGCATATAAGAAAGAAGTACAATTTAGAATTGCTGGTCCACAAAACGTTAATATATGGGACAATTCCAATGACTACTCCTTTACACAAATTGCTAATGTTAGTTCAGGAAATACCGTAAAGACCACATATATACCATTGTATGATAATGGTAAATTAGTATTTGGTAATGAGCCAAAGACGGGTGTTCCTTCTGCAAGTCTTGATAAGACTACAGCAAACTTTGACAAAAACCCAGCTGTATCCGCAGATATACCAGTAACCATTAACTATAATGGTAATACATTAACAGCGGTTAAGAATGGAACAACGGTTTTAACGAAAGGTACTGATTATACTGTATCTGGTAATGTAGTAACGTTATCTAAGAATTATTTCTTAGCACAGAGCGCTAGTACGGTTACTTTAACATTTGTATTTAGTGGCGGTAACGATGCAACATTAAAAGTGACTTTAGTAGATACTTCTCCAAGTGCATCCATTAATCCAAATTCTGCTGTCTTTGATAAGGCTAGCGGAAAACAGGAAAATATAGTTATTACGCTTACACCAAATGGCAATACCTTAGCTGGACTTAAGAATGGGTCTAAGAGCCTGGTAACTGGAACTGATTATACCGTTTCCGGAACAACAGTGACGATTCTATCTTCTTATTTAAGTCAATTTGCAGTAGGAAGTCAATCTATTGTATTTGAAATGAATAAAGGGACAAATCCAGTCTTAGCAGTTACCATTAAGGATTCTTCTGTTGTTACTCCAACAGGAAATATTAAACTTCAAATGTTTAATGGAAATTCTTCTGCAACAACGAATGGCATTGCACCAAGAATTAAATTAATTAACACCGGAACTACTGCAATCAACTTATCCGATGTTAAGATTCGCTATTATTATACAATCAATGGCGAAAAGGATCAGGCATTCTGGTGTGATTATTCGACGATTGGTAGTTCCAATGTAAATGGTACTTTCGTAAAGATGAGTACACCAAAAACAAATGCAGATTACTATCTAGAATTTTCATTTAAGTCCGCTGCCGGAACTTTAAACGCAGGGCAAAGTATTGAAGTTCAAGGAAGATTTTCTAAGGTAGACTGGACAAACTATACACAAACAGATGATTATTCGTTTGGTGATAGTAACTCAAGTTATGCTGATTGGAATAAGACAACAGTATATATCTCTGATGTTTTGGTTTGGGGAGTCGAACCATAA
- a CDS encoding glycoside hydrolase family 48 protein produces the protein MQKRIYKRVAAAIMTAAMVVTLVPQGAKTSALAGETEQALAAAATRGTYEQRFMDLWSDIKNPKNGYFSPQGIPYHSIETMIVEAPDYGHVTTSEAMSYYMWLEAMYGKFTGDFSGYGTAWNVAEKYMIPTDADQPPTSMSKYTPSKPATYAPEYQDPSQYPAKLDSSAPVGSDPIWSQLVAAYGRNTIYGMHWLLDVDNWYGFGSRGDGTSKPSYINTFQRGEQESTWETIPQPCWDTMKYGGTNGFLDLFTGDSSYAQQFKYTDAPDADARAIQAAYWASEWAKDYGVNVDTYSSKATMMGDYLRYSMFDKYFRKIGNSTVAGTGYDASHYLLSWYYAWGGGITADWAWVIGSSHNHFGYQNPMAAWVLSQNSKFKPKTTNGQADWATSLTRQLEFYQWLQSSEGGIAGGASNSKNGRYETWPAGTATFYGMGYEANPVYKDPGSNTWFGFQAWSMQRVAEYYYKTNDVKAKQILDKWVAWVKSVVVLKADGTFTIPSTLDWSGQPDTWTGSYTGNSKLHVTVVDSGTDLGVTGSLANALLYYSKAANDVAAKNLAKELLDRVWKLYRDDKGVAAPEARADYKRFFEQTVYVPSTFNGKMPNGDVIKSGIKFLDIRSKYLQDPSYPKLLAAYQSNKSPEFIYHRFWAQCDVALANGVYALLYENGSGTTDYANINPTNGSFDKAVGKQADLSTTLSMQGYTFVNLSKGTTPLTLNTDYTVNGTTVVLKKEFLSTLPLGDTTITFNFSNSYTKPFVVTVVDTTVVVVVGDVKVQMFNGNTSATTNGIAPRFYLVNTGSNSINLSDVKLRYYYTIDGEKSQSFWCDWSSIGSSNVTGTFVKMATPKTGADYYLEIGFTSGAGSLKAGQGIEVQGRFSKTDWSNYTQTGDYSFNSSGNSYVDWNKATAYISGKLNWGIEP, from the coding sequence ATGCAAAAACGTATCTACAAGAGAGTAGCAGCAGCCATTATGACCGCTGCAATGGTAGTTACTCTAGTTCCTCAGGGAGCAAAGACATCCGCTTTGGCTGGTGAAACTGAGCAAGCTTTAGCGGCGGCAGCAACAAGGGGAACCTATGAGCAACGTTTTATGGACTTATGGTCGGATATTAAAAACCCAAAGAACGGTTATTTTAGTCCTCAGGGAATTCCGTATCATTCTATTGAAACAATGATTGTAGAAGCTCCTGATTATGGTCATGTAACTACTAGTGAGGCAATGAGTTACTATATGTGGCTTGAAGCTATGTACGGCAAGTTTACAGGTGACTTTTCTGGATATGGGACCGCTTGGAATGTAGCAGAAAAATATATGATTCCAACGGATGCAGATCAACCACCAACCAGTATGAGTAAGTATACACCGAGTAAACCTGCAACTTATGCACCTGAGTATCAGGATCCTAGTCAGTACCCAGCGAAGCTCGATTCGAGTGCTCCTGTTGGTAGTGACCCAATTTGGTCACAGCTTGTTGCAGCTTATGGACGGAATACAATCTATGGTATGCACTGGTTACTAGATGTTGATAACTGGTATGGATTTGGTTCTAGGGGAGACGGAACCTCAAAACCATCCTATATCAACACATTCCAACGTGGAGAACAGGAATCAACATGGGAAACAATTCCTCAGCCATGCTGGGATACAATGAAATATGGTGGAACGAATGGTTTCCTCGACTTATTCACTGGCGATAGTTCCTATGCACAGCAATTTAAGTATACGGATGCACCAGATGCTGATGCAAGAGCAATTCAGGCTGCTTATTGGGCAAGTGAATGGGCGAAAGATTATGGTGTAAATGTCGATACTTATTCATCAAAAGCTACGATGATGGGCGATTATCTTCGTTATTCCATGTTTGATAAATATTTTAGAAAAATAGGTAATTCTACAGTTGCTGGTACAGGATATGATGCATCACATTATCTGTTATCCTGGTATTATGCTTGGGGCGGTGGAATTACAGCTGATTGGGCATGGGTTATTGGATCTAGCCATAACCACTTTGGTTATCAAAATCCTATGGCAGCTTGGGTTTTATCTCAAAATTCGAAGTTTAAACCAAAAACTACAAATGGACAGGCTGACTGGGCAACAAGCCTTACTAGACAGCTTGAATTCTATCAGTGGTTACAATCTTCAGAAGGTGGGATTGCCGGTGGTGCTAGTAACTCAAAGAATGGTCGTTATGAAACTTGGCCAGCTGGAACAGCTACATTCTATGGAATGGGCTATGAAGCAAACCCAGTTTATAAAGATCCAGGAAGTAATACCTGGTTTGGTTTCCAGGCATGGTCAATGCAACGTGTTGCAGAATATTATTATAAGACAAATGATGTAAAAGCAAAACAGATCCTAGATAAATGGGTAGCTTGGGTTAAATCTGTGGTTGTATTAAAAGCAGATGGAACCTTTACGATACCAAGTACACTTGACTGGAGTGGTCAGCCAGATACATGGACAGGCTCCTATACTGGAAACTCTAAGCTTCATGTGACAGTGGTTGATTCTGGTACCGACCTTGGCGTTACAGGATCTCTTGCAAATGCTTTGTTATATTATAGTAAAGCTGCAAACGATGTAGCTGCAAAGAACTTAGCAAAAGAATTATTAGATCGCGTATGGAAATTATATCGTGATGATAAGGGCGTTGCTGCTCCTGAAGCACGTGCAGATTATAAGAGATTCTTTGAGCAGACCGTTTATGTTCCAAGTACCTTTAATGGTAAGATGCCAAATGGTGATGTGATTAAGTCTGGTATTAAATTCTTAGATATCCGTTCTAAGTATTTACAAGACCCATCTTATCCAAAGTTACTGGCAGCATATCAGAGTAATAAGTCACCAGAGTTTATATATCATAGATTCTGGGCTCAGTGTGATGTAGCGCTTGCAAATGGTGTATATGCACTCCTTTATGAGAATGGTTCTGGCACTACTGATTATGCTAATATTAATCCTACAAATGGTTCCTTTGATAAAGCTGTAGGAAAACAAGCAGATCTTAGTACAACATTATCAATGCAAGGTTATACCTTTGTTAACTTAAGTAAAGGTACTACACCTCTGACTTTAAATACAGACTATACTGTTAATGGTACTACAGTAGTCCTTAAGAAAGAATTCCTATCTACATTACCACTTGGTGATACTACAATTACTTTTAATTTTAGCAATTCTTATACAAAACCTTTTGTAGTAACCGTTGTGGATACAACAGTAGTTGTGGTAGTAGGAGATGTTAAGGTTCAGATGTTCAATGGAAATACTAGTGCAACAACGAATGGAATTGCACCTCGTTTTTATCTTGTAAATACAGGCTCTAATAGTATTAATCTTTCTGATGTAAAGCTTCGTTACTACTATACAATTGATGGTGAGAAGAGCCAGAGTTTCTGGTGTGATTGGTCATCGATTGGAAGCAGTAATGTTACCGGAACTTTTGTAAAGATGGCAACTCCAAAGACTGGAGCAGATTATTATCTTGAGATTGGATTTACAAGTGGTGCTGGTTCTTTAAAGGCAGGACAGGGAATCGAAGTTCAAGGTAGATTCTCAAAAACTGACTGGTCTAATTATACCCAGACTGGGGATTATTCATTTAATAGCAGCGGTAACTCCTATGTTGATTGGAACAAGGCAACTGCTTATATAAGTGGAAAACTTAATTGGGGTATCGAACCATAA
- the htpG gene encoding molecular chaperone HtpG: MSMEQGNLSINSENIFPIIKKWLYSDHDIFFRELISNGCDAITKLKKLNIIGEFSIPEGEEFKINVLVNAEEKTLTFIDNGVGMTADEVKEYINQIAFSGAQDFLNKYKDKANEDQIIGHFGLGFYSAFMVAHKVTIDTLSWQEGAKPVHWVSEEGINFQMGEGDKAERGTKITLYLNEDSYEFSNEYRAKEVIEKYCSFMPVPIFFKNENATEEPEEETEVESEVMEDSIVDAEVTEDGKVAETKKEKKGPKPLNNPEPLWTKHPNECTEEDYKEFYRQVFHDYKEPLFWIHLNMDYPFNLKGILYFPKINTEYDSVEGKIKLYSNQVFIADNIKEVIPEFLMLLKGVIDCPDLPLNVSRSALQNDGFVKKISDYITKKVADKLSGMYKVERENYEKYWDDLSPFIKYGCLKDDKFREKMKDFIIFKNLEKKYVTLPEYLEAAKRLNGEENTEEVKAEVEETKSESAGEPKEEKKDTVYYVTDEQQQSQYIKMFKDAGIDAVFMTHNIDQPFITQLEQSDEKIRFQRIDADINATMTESSSEEENKELDKKKDSLTEAFKKALKKEMLEVKVMKLKDAKVSSMITLSEESRRMQDMMKMYNMYGMDPSAFGPTETLILNANNQLVQYVLDNNSAEHTDMICEQLYDLAFIAHKPLAPEAMTKFIERSNEILMLLTK, from the coding sequence ATGAGTATGGAACAAGGTAATTTATCAATTAATTCCGAGAATATTTTCCCGATTATTAAAAAGTGGTTGTATTCCGATCATGACATTTTTTTCCGTGAATTAATATCAAATGGCTGTGATGCGATTACTAAACTTAAGAAACTTAACATTATTGGCGAGTTCTCTATACCAGAAGGGGAAGAATTTAAAATCAATGTTCTTGTAAATGCGGAAGAAAAGACATTGACCTTTATTGATAATGGTGTTGGTATGACTGCGGATGAAGTAAAAGAATACATCAACCAGATTGCTTTCTCCGGAGCCCAGGATTTCTTAAATAAGTATAAGGACAAGGCGAATGAAGACCAAATTATCGGACATTTTGGACTTGGATTCTATTCTGCATTCATGGTAGCACATAAGGTGACGATTGATACCTTATCTTGGCAGGAAGGTGCAAAACCTGTTCACTGGGTATCAGAAGAGGGAATCAACTTCCAGATGGGAGAAGGGGATAAAGCTGAAAGAGGAACAAAGATTACTCTTTATTTAAATGAAGATAGTTATGAATTCTCCAATGAATACCGTGCAAAGGAAGTGATTGAAAAATATTGTTCCTTTATGCCAGTGCCAATTTTCTTTAAAAATGAAAATGCAACAGAAGAGCCAGAAGAGGAAACAGAAGTAGAATCCGAAGTAATGGAAGATTCTATTGTTGATGCTGAGGTTACAGAAGATGGTAAGGTAGCAGAAACAAAGAAAGAAAAGAAGGGGCCAAAGCCACTTAACAACCCAGAACCATTGTGGACAAAGCATCCAAATGAATGTACAGAAGAGGATTACAAGGAATTTTACCGTCAGGTATTCCACGATTATAAAGAGCCATTGTTCTGGATACACCTCAATATGGACTATCCATTTAACTTAAAGGGTATCTTATACTTCCCTAAGATTAATACGGAGTATGATAGTGTTGAAGGAAAAATAAAATTATATAGTAACCAGGTATTTATCGCAGATAACATTAAGGAAGTAATTCCTGAATTCTTAATGCTTCTAAAGGGTGTTATCGATTGTCCTGACCTACCACTTAACGTATCAAGAAGTGCTTTACAAAATGATGGTTTTGTGAAGAAGATTTCTGATTATATTACTAAGAAGGTAGCAGATAAGTTATCTGGTATGTATAAGGTGGAACGTGAAAATTATGAAAAATACTGGGATGATTTAAGCCCATTCATTAAATACGGTTGCTTAAAGGATGATAAATTCCGTGAAAAAATGAAGGATTTCATTATCTTTAAGAACTTAGAGAAGAAATATGTAACACTTCCAGAGTATCTTGAGGCTGCTAAGAGATTAAATGGTGAAGAGAATACGGAAGAAGTAAAAGCAGAGGTTGAAGAAACAAAATCCGAGTCTGCGGGCGAGCCAAAAGAAGAGAAGAAGGATACCGTATATTATGTAACCGATGAACAGCAACAGAGCCAATATATTAAGATGTTTAAGGATGCTGGTATTGATGCTGTGTTTATGACACATAATATCGATCAGCCTTTTATCACTCAGTTAGAGCAATCCGATGAAAAGATTCGTTTCCAAAGAATTGATGCTGATATTAATGCTACAATGACGGAAAGTTCTTCTGAGGAAGAAAATAAGGAATTGGATAAGAAAAAGGACAGTCTGACAGAAGCTTTTAAGAAGGCATTAAAGAAAGAAATGTTAGAAGTTAAGGTTATGAAATTAAAGGATGCAAAGGTTTCTTCCATGATTACTTTATCAGAGGAGAGCCGTAGAATGCAGGATATGATGAAAATGTATAATATGTATGGTATGGATCCATCTGCATTCGGCCCTACAGAAACATTAATCTTAAATGCCAATAACCAGTTAGTTCAGTACGTATTAGATAACAATTCCGCTGAGCATACCGATATGATCTGTGAGCAATTATATGACCTTGCTTTCATTGCCCATAAGCCATTAGCACCAGAAGCTATGACGAAATTCATTGAAAGAAGTAATGAGATATTAATGCTCTTAACAAAATAA
- a CDS encoding DUF5721 family protein, with the protein MKSLKIVDVKGFMSKLLIQNVFDAFLVSDVIIHTFQRFEMNGKLNRDYYSTEELESLGSRTHSKWSEVRPFAYQVVKGNKTPLSFQISLMLSGKAIESVLTTQGVLLDSSEVTGLYLHIRYENSELHVVTGTGLKTFSLDKSLDYAWDEQVMKYLKSSEIAYEE; encoded by the coding sequence ATGAAATCATTAAAAATCGTTGATGTGAAAGGCTTTATGTCTAAATTACTGATTCAGAATGTGTTTGATGCTTTTTTAGTTTCTGATGTAATAATCCATACTTTCCAAAGGTTTGAAATGAACGGTAAATTAAACCGTGATTATTATAGCACAGAAGAGCTCGAATCCCTAGGAAGTAGAACTCATTCGAAATGGAGTGAAGTCAGACCATTTGCCTACCAGGTCGTAAAAGGGAATAAGACTCCGTTATCCTTTCAAATTAGTCTTATGCTATCAGGGAAAGCAATTGAATCGGTATTAACAACCCAGGGGGTATTATTAGATAGCAGCGAGGTTACCGGATTGTATTTACACATTCGATATGAAAACAGTGAATTACATGTAGTAACTGGAACAGGATTAAAGACATTTTCCTTAGATAAATCATTAGATTATGCTTGGGATGAACAAGTTATGAAATATCTTAAAAGCAGTGAAATCGCATATGAAGAATAA